Proteins from a single region of Pseudopedobacter saltans DSM 12145:
- a CDS encoding glycosyltransferase family 2 protein codes for MVKVSIITVNFNQPEVTVELINSINLHYKDYPLEVIVVDNGSKNNHENTFKELFPDIIFIRSDKNLGFAGGNNLGFKVAQGEYILLLNNDTEVIEGFIEKLIEQFESNPKIGLLSPLILYFDRKNLVQYAGFTPMDYLTARNSCIGQFEINKGQFNHTQQTGYCHGAAVMCRKSDLEKAGYMEESYFLYYEELDWCEKFKRIGKEIWFTGKTHIYHKESVSVGKESPLKTYFFTRNRMLFIRRNTGLLNTLLFWIYYSLIACPRMIINYQKKGKRNLVKWVYKGLLWNFTHNKNSKNLGYDIPG; via the coding sequence ATGGTAAAAGTTTCCATCATCACAGTCAATTTCAATCAGCCCGAAGTAACTGTTGAATTAATTAATTCCATCAATCTGCATTACAAAGATTATCCTCTGGAAGTAATCGTTGTCGATAACGGAAGTAAAAATAACCATGAAAATACTTTTAAAGAACTTTTTCCTGATATTATTTTCATTAGGTCTGACAAAAATTTAGGCTTTGCCGGAGGGAACAATCTTGGTTTTAAAGTTGCACAGGGAGAATATATTCTGCTATTAAATAATGATACAGAGGTAATTGAAGGCTTTATAGAGAAACTTATAGAACAATTTGAAAGTAATCCAAAAATTGGTTTGTTATCTCCTCTCATTCTTTATTTCGATCGTAAAAATCTGGTACAATATGCGGGATTTACTCCCATGGACTACCTAACCGCCCGAAACTCCTGCATTGGCCAGTTCGAAATAAATAAAGGCCAGTTTAATCATACGCAACAGACTGGTTACTGCCATGGCGCCGCTGTTATGTGCAGAAAAAGCGATCTGGAGAAAGCAGGCTACATGGAAGAAAGCTACTTTCTCTATTATGAAGAATTAGACTGGTGCGAGAAATTTAAACGGATTGGTAAAGAGATATGGTTTACCGGAAAAACACATATTTACCATAAGGAATCTGTTAGTGTGGGAAAAGAAAGTCCGTTAAAAACCTATTTTTTCACAAGAAACAGAATGTTATTCATCCGCAGGAATACAGGACTATTAAATACACTCTTGTTTTGGATTTATTATAGTCTGATAGCATGCCCCAGAATGATTATCAACTATCAAAAAAAAGGGAAGAGAAATCTGGTAAAATGGGTATACAAAGGACTTCTTTGGAACTTCACACACAATAAGAACAGTAAAAATTTAGGTTACGACATTCCTGGCTAA